A single genomic interval of Armigeres subalbatus isolate Guangzhou_Male chromosome 1, GZ_Asu_2, whole genome shotgun sequence harbors:
- the LOC134210762 gene encoding uncharacterized protein LOC134210762 has protein sequence MSEISAIVSISPDHNIDQEKSNPLHIPSNNDAPTKEAAKSLFNWKALTTFRTTFKIGEIISAIVILVFVLSKRRIYYRDPLGTPLEISYIFLAINSLIGTVLLLGNSIIEAQPLGRAFTSVLWFRVELWFNGLTAVIYYTWGYCVLMSGFLNYEIGNNHLAAYFGFFAALLHLVDWWMSFSKRHATIRKLENEKDDAAEKENFV, from the exons ATGAGCGAAATCTCCGCAATTGTCTCTATTTCACCGGACCACAACATCGATCAGGAAAAATCCAACCCACTACACATTCCTTCGAATAATGATGCACCCACAAAAGAAGCTGCAAAAAGCCTATTCAATTGGAAAGCACTGACAACGTTTCGAACCACTTTTAAAATTGGAGAAATA ATATCAGCCATTGTAATTCTGGTGTTTGTCCTATCCAAACGTCGCATTTATTACAGGGACCCTTTGGGCACTCCGCTTGAAATTTCCTACATTTTCCTCGCTATCAATTCGCTGATCGGAACGGTGCTGCTGCTGGGTAATTCAATAATTGAAGCGCAACCTCTTGGTCGAGCATTTACGTCGGTGCTATGGTTCAGGGTGGAGCTGTGGTTCAACGGATTGACGGCAGTCATCTACTACACATGGGGATATTGCGTGCTGATGAGTGGTTTCCTCAACTATGAAATCGGCAACAATCATTTGGCGGCTTATTTTGGCTTTTTTGCTGCTTTGCTGCATCTGGTGGATTGGTGGATGAGTTTTAGCAAGCGACATGCTACCATAAGGAAGCTTGAGAACGAGAAAGATGATGCAGCTGAgaaggaaaattttgtttga
- the LOC134210754 gene encoding uncharacterized protein LOC134210754 — MSKISTIGSIPTVHNSEQKKSNPLQFPSRNDVPILYTSRDGAGCRFNWKVLKSWNSALKIGQIIAAIVILVLTQTRRRRNSEPLDSLPEISFIFLAINALMVTVVLLGDSIITVHPLRRTFSPVLRNKVELWFTGLAAVSFHTLAYSVLMMAFNYYNIEINQVAAAFGFVNAGLYFVDWCMNFKKRRVIRRMLDRGEISEDEQEPLFN, encoded by the exons atgagtaaaatttctACCATTGGATCGATTCCCACGGTTCACAATTCTGAACAGAAGAAATCTAATCCACTACAGTTTCCTTCGAGAAATGACGTACCCATTCTGTATACCTCTAGAGATGGCGCAGGTTGTCGGTTCAACTGGAAGGTGCTGAAGAGCTGGAACTCGGCTCTCAAAATAGGCCAAATC ATTGCAGCTATTGTAATCCTGGTGCTCACCCAAACTCGACGCCGACGTAACTCGGAACCGCTTGACTCCTTGCCGGAgatttccttcatttttctGGCCATCAATGCGCTTATGGTAACAGTGGTTTTGCTGGGCGATTCAATAATTACGGTCCATCCTCTACGTCGGACATTCAGTCCGGTGCTGCGCAATAAGGTGGAACTGTGGTTCACCGGATTGGCGGCGGTGTCCTTCCACACGCTGGCATACTCCGTACTGATGATGGCGTTCAACTACTATAATATCGAGATCAACCAAGTGGCGGCAGCTTTCGGTTTCGTCAACGCTGGACTGTATTTTGTGGACTGGTGTATGAACTTCAAAAAGCGCCGTGTTATCCGTAGAATGCTGGATAGAGGTGAGATCAGTGAAGACGAGCAAGAACCATTATTCAATTAG
- the LOC134205758 gene encoding uncharacterized protein LOC134205758 produces MENIATTVPIHTDRNFDRKTSLPLQFSLNNDAAILQNSPATANGRFNWKELATFRTALKLGQNISAILILLFVLSKSRYYGAALGTQLEVSYIFLAINSLIGTVLLMGDALIKTHPLRRAFSSVLWFRVELWFNGLTAAAYYILGYCMLVDGFRYYEIGNNRLAAIFGFIAALLHLVDWWMSFSKRRDTIRRLENEKGGAAQENVV; encoded by the exons ATGGAAAACATTGCCACAACTGTCCCCATTCATACGGATCGCAATTTCGATCGGAAAACGTCCCTTCCACTTCAGTTTTCTCTGAATAATGATGCTGCCATCCTACAAAACTCACCGGCTACTGCAAATGGTCGATTCAACTGGAAAGAACTGGCGACCTTTCGAACCGCCCTCAAACTAGGACAAAAC ATATCAGCCATTTTAATTCTGTTATTTGTCCTATCGAAAAGTCGTTATTATGGAGCCGCCCTTGGCACTCAGCTTGAAGTGTCTTACATTTTCCTCGCTATCAATTCGCTGATCGGAACGGTGCTTCTAATGGGCGATGCACTAATTAAAACTCACCCTCTTCGTCGAGCATTTAGTTCGGTGCTGTGGTTTAGGGTGGAGCTTTGGTTCAACGGGCTGACGGCAGCTGCCTACTACATATTGGGATACTGCATGCTGGTCGATGGGTTTCGCTACTATGAAATTGGTAACAACAGACTGGCGGCTATTTTTGGCTTTATCGCAGCATTGCTGCATCTGGTGGATTGGTGGATGAGCTTTAGCAAGCGGCGTGATACCATTAGGAGGCTAGAGAACGAGAAAGGCGGAGCTGCGCAGGAAAATGTGGTTTAA